One window of the Chloroflexota bacterium genome contains the following:
- a CDS encoding peptidylprolyl isomerase: MMNQQQMVQDNLVVSMEYTLSVDGEIVASADSNDPIQFIQGMGNIIPGLEREINGMTIGESKNITLTPEDGYGEYDDEAFAEVPRDEIPDNVPLEIGTAIEMEDEEGNYLEAVIDEIADDYVVLDFNHPLAGQELHFAIKVIALRDATEEELEHQHVHFEGHEH, translated from the coding sequence ATGATGAATCAACAACAAATGGTCCAGGATAACCTGGTCGTTTCAATGGAATACACCCTGAGCGTTGATGGCGAAATCGTTGCATCAGCCGATAGCAATGACCCCATCCAATTCATCCAGGGCATGGGCAATATCATCCCTGGCCTGGAACGTGAAATAAATGGTATGACGATCGGTGAAAGCAAAAATATTACACTGACCCCCGAAGATGGCTATGGCGAGTATGATGATGAAGCTTTTGCCGAAGTTCCCCGCGACGAAATCCCCGATAATGTCCCCCTTGAAATTGGCACCGCCATCGAAATGGAAGACGAAGAGGGTAATTATCTGGAAGCCGTGATTGATGAAATCGCAGATGACTATGTGGTACTCGATTTTAATCATCCCCTGGCAGGGCAAGAGCTGCACTTTGCCATCAAAGTGATTGCGCTGCGAGACGCTACCGAAGAAGAGCTAGAACACCAGCACGTACATTTCGAGGGGCACGAGCATTAA